From Rhodococcus sp. B7740, one genomic window encodes:
- a CDS encoding flavin-containing monooxygenase: MTQTIEPVEITRTHTPQERVDAWLSKFEEALVARDIPRVAGMFAVSSFWRDLVTFTWNLKTVEGRDGVSDMLSERLDDTDPTGFHTTEVPDEADGVVSAWIEFETATSRGKGHLRLTVDADTGEDVAWTLLTTMQELKGYEERQGRTRIKGAVHGSNADTQNWAEKKEIEESELGYSVQPYALVIGGGQGGIALGARFRQLGVPAIVVDRADRPGDQWRGRYKSLCLHDPVWYDHLPYLPFPPNWPVFAPKDKIGDWLEMYTKVMEVPYWSKTTAKSATYDEVAKEWTVVVDRDGEEVILRPKQLVMATGMSGKKNVPNFPGMDEFEGEQHHSSEHPGPDAYVGKRVVVVGSNNSAHDICKALYETGVDVTMLQRSSTHIVKSDSLCEIALGDLYSERAVESGMTTGKADLTFASLPYRIMHEFQIPVYQQIAEQDKDFYDRLEKAGFQLDFGDDGSGLFMKYLRRGSGYYIDVGASELVADGKIKLVAGQVERISKTGVVLDDGTELPADLIVYATGYGSMNGWVADLIDQETADKVGKCWGLGSNTTKDPGPWEGEQRNMWKPTQQENFWFHGGNLHQSRHYSLYLALQIKARYEGIDTPVYGLQEVHHLR, from the coding sequence ATGACCCAGACCATCGAGCCGGTCGAGATCACCCGCACGCACACCCCGCAGGAACGGGTCGACGCCTGGCTGTCGAAGTTCGAGGAAGCCCTGGTCGCACGTGATATCCCTCGGGTAGCCGGCATGTTCGCCGTCAGCAGCTTCTGGCGCGATCTCGTGACGTTCACCTGGAATCTCAAGACCGTCGAAGGCCGTGACGGTGTCAGCGACATGCTGTCCGAGCGCCTCGACGACACCGATCCGACGGGCTTTCACACCACCGAGGTTCCCGACGAGGCGGACGGCGTCGTCTCGGCGTGGATCGAGTTCGAGACCGCCACGAGCCGCGGCAAAGGACATCTGCGCCTGACGGTGGACGCGGACACGGGCGAGGACGTGGCCTGGACGCTGCTGACCACGATGCAGGAGCTCAAGGGATACGAGGAACGGCAGGGCAGGACTCGCATCAAGGGCGCGGTGCACGGCTCGAATGCCGACACCCAGAACTGGGCGGAGAAGAAGGAGATCGAGGAGTCCGAGCTGGGCTACAGCGTGCAGCCGTACGCCCTCGTGATCGGCGGAGGCCAGGGCGGCATCGCTCTGGGCGCGCGGTTCAGGCAGCTCGGTGTGCCTGCGATCGTCGTCGACCGGGCCGACCGTCCCGGCGACCAGTGGCGCGGACGCTACAAGTCGCTGTGCCTGCACGATCCGGTCTGGTACGACCACCTCCCCTACCTGCCGTTCCCGCCGAACTGGCCGGTGTTCGCGCCGAAGGACAAGATCGGCGACTGGCTCGAGATGTACACCAAGGTCATGGAGGTGCCGTACTGGAGCAAGACCACCGCGAAGTCCGCGACCTACGACGAGGTGGCGAAGGAGTGGACGGTCGTCGTCGATCGCGACGGTGAGGAAGTGATTCTGCGGCCCAAGCAGTTGGTGATGGCCACCGGAATGTCCGGAAAGAAGAATGTTCCGAACTTCCCCGGCATGGACGAGTTCGAGGGCGAGCAGCATCATTCCAGCGAACACCCCGGTCCCGACGCGTATGTCGGCAAGCGCGTCGTGGTGGTCGGTTCCAACAATTCTGCACACGACATCTGCAAGGCACTGTACGAGACGGGCGTCGACGTGACGATGCTGCAGCGCTCGTCCACGCACATCGTCAAGTCCGATTCGCTGTGCGAGATCGCGCTGGGAGATCTGTACTCCGAGCGGGCCGTCGAGTCCGGAATGACCACGGGCAAGGCCGATCTGACGTTCGCTTCCTTGCCCTATCGGATCATGCACGAGTTCCAGATTCCGGTGTATCAGCAGATCGCGGAGCAGGACAAGGACTTCTACGATCGGTTGGAGAAGGCCGGGTTCCAACTCGACTTCGGTGACGACGGATCAGGGTTGTTCATGAAATACCTGCGCCGCGGCTCGGGCTACTACATCGACGTCGGCGCATCCGAGCTGGTCGCGGACGGGAAGATCAAACTCGTTGCCGGACAGGTGGAACGCATCAGCAAGACGGGCGTCGTACTCGACGACGGCACCGAGCTTCCGGCGGATCTCATCGTCTACGCCACCGGCTACGGCTCGATGAACGGCTGGGTCGCCGATCTGATCGATCAGGAGACCGCGGACAAGGTCGGCAAGTGCTGGGGACTCGGCTCGAACACCACCAAGGATCCCGGTCCGTGGGAGGGCGAGCAGCGCAACATGTGGAAGCCGACGCAGCAGGAGAACTTCTGGTTCCACGGCGGCAATCTGCATCAGTCCCGGCACTATTCGCTGTACCTGGCACTGCAGATCAAGGCGCGCTACGAGGGCATCGACACCCCGGTCTACGGGTTGCAGGAAGTGCATCACCTGCGGTGA
- a CDS encoding helix-turn-helix domain-containing protein, which produces MGSAADLAAAVNLSTSRFLHLFAAETGTSFRRYRLWARMLHVGAAVAAGDDLTRASIEAGFASPSHFSTAFNAMFGLSAVALLGGGAQVIVMES; this is translated from the coding sequence GTGGGTTCGGCCGCAGATCTCGCTGCTGCAGTGAACCTGTCGACATCACGATTTCTGCACCTGTTCGCGGCCGAGACCGGCACCAGCTTCCGCCGATATCGATTGTGGGCCAGGATGCTTCACGTCGGTGCCGCGGTCGCCGCGGGTGATGACCTGACCCGGGCTTCTATCGAGGCCGGCTTCGCCTCACCATCACACTTCAGTACCGCATTCAATGCGATGTTCGGTCTGTCAGCGGTCGCGTTGCTCGGCGGTGGTGCGCAGGTGATCGTGATGGAATCCTGA
- a CDS encoding TetR/AcrR family transcriptional regulator, which yields MGHRDNLLKAARSCLLEKGYAQVTVRDLVASSGANLASISYHFGSKEQLLTRALLELNAEWGTKLFSALGGDRNLPAVDRWARIIASIEANRALWFVNFESIGYVQRDPEVRALNSSGQAQSREALAQAFGGLGPDADPSDIHAVGSHYYSLLTGLAVQILTDPAAAPTAADIVRADEYVKPATSSR from the coding sequence GTGGGACATCGAGACAATCTGTTGAAGGCAGCTCGTTCCTGCCTGCTCGAAAAGGGCTACGCGCAGGTCACCGTTCGAGACCTCGTCGCCTCGTCGGGCGCAAATTTGGCGTCGATCAGCTACCACTTCGGATCAAAAGAACAGCTACTGACCCGCGCCTTGCTGGAACTCAACGCGGAATGGGGGACCAAGCTCTTCTCGGCGCTCGGTGGCGACCGAAACCTGCCGGCAGTCGATCGATGGGCTCGGATCATTGCGTCCATCGAGGCGAACCGGGCGCTCTGGTTCGTCAATTTCGAATCCATCGGGTACGTCCAACGCGACCCAGAGGTGCGCGCGCTCAACTCATCCGGGCAGGCCCAGTCGAGGGAAGCGCTCGCCCAGGCGTTCGGCGGACTCGGACCGGACGCAGATCCGTCCGACATCCATGCCGTGGGATCGCACTACTACTCGCTGCTCACCGGTCTGGCGGTGCAGATACTGACCGACCCGGCTGCGGCACCGACAGCGGCGGACATCGTGCGCGCGGACGAATACGTCAAGCCGGCAACCTCGTCCCGATAG
- a CDS encoding ABC transporter ATP-binding protein, protein MSLEIHDVHAGYRQGFDEVPVLRGVSVRVATSSFTSVMGPSGSGKSTLLRCAAGLTMPSHGRVLLDGTDITALSGDDLTRARRRSMGFVFQSFDLLPALTVRQNVELPLRLDGRRPDRRTTIEMLDAVGLADFADRGPDHLSGGQKQRVAIARAVIGDPAIVFADEPTGALDINSAADVLCSLRKISDSGRTIVMVTHDPVAAAASDKVLFLADGRLVDQLSAPTARAVASRMTDLVAAA, encoded by the coding sequence ATGTCACTCGAAATCCACGACGTACATGCTGGATACCGCCAAGGGTTCGACGAGGTCCCCGTGCTGCGCGGCGTCAGCGTGCGAGTCGCGACGAGTTCCTTCACTTCGGTGATGGGCCCGTCTGGTTCCGGCAAGAGCACGCTGCTGCGCTGTGCCGCAGGACTGACAATGCCGTCACACGGACGCGTTCTTCTCGACGGGACCGACATCACAGCCCTATCGGGTGACGACCTCACCCGTGCCCGACGCCGTTCGATGGGCTTTGTATTCCAATCGTTCGATCTCCTACCCGCGCTGACCGTCCGGCAAAATGTGGAACTCCCACTGCGCTTGGACGGCCGTCGACCGGATCGACGCACCACGATCGAGATGCTCGACGCTGTCGGCTTGGCAGACTTCGCCGACCGCGGTCCCGACCACCTCTCGGGTGGACAGAAGCAACGGGTCGCGATTGCCCGTGCTGTGATCGGTGACCCTGCAATCGTATTCGCTGACGAACCGACCGGAGCACTCGACATCAACAGCGCCGCAGACGTACTCTGCAGTCTCCGCAAAATTTCCGACTCGGGCCGCACCATCGTCATGGTTACCCATGACCCTGTGGCGGCGGCCGCGTCGGACAAGGTGCTGTTTCTGGCCGACGGCAGATTGGTCGACCAACTGAGTGCACCGACGGCGCGCGCGGTTGCGTCACGAATGACCGACCTTGTCGCGGCGGCGTGA
- a CDS encoding FtsX-like permease family protein, with the protein MLFGGLTLVLAFVGLLASSRSAANPDDQQFLLMFPAILGSWVLAISMFAIASTVSVVMLARAGEFDTLRRLGATGTQIRQLICLETAVVGTIVAIPAAAAGTVLGSIIFARLHTIGMVDTATDYSPGIVMTSVATGCLVAISGVAAQFGSRQTASQHDSMRRRRVAAALVLAVGMGSSTAAFAVEPDGAAATATAGPGTVLVAIGLALLTREMLGAVCRACTLFFKKSGVSGYLATINAIAVEGARPTAMFLTLFVGVSVGTLTMQHLEDSSAGVGTEGQLMASINYSVVGLVAAFMAIALINNLVASIGRRSGEFGVMYRIGATSGQTVGMLMLETAVAVLAAGTVGTIGAVLAVVPYAYVKSGSPLAALSPTIALAVLAVGTVLAMGVTFAAGRRTINSVVGP; encoded by the coding sequence GTGCTCTTCGGCGGACTGACGTTGGTGTTGGCGTTCGTCGGTCTCTTGGCCTCCAGTCGATCGGCAGCAAACCCGGATGATCAACAATTCCTGCTGATGTTTCCTGCCATTCTCGGCAGCTGGGTCCTGGCCATTTCGATGTTCGCGATAGCGTCCACGGTCAGTGTGGTAATGCTTGCGCGTGCAGGGGAATTCGACACCCTGCGTCGACTCGGTGCCACCGGAACTCAGATTCGCCAGCTCATCTGCCTCGAGACGGCAGTCGTGGGAACGATTGTGGCGATTCCCGCGGCGGCCGCGGGGACGGTGCTGGGTTCGATCATCTTCGCAAGACTGCACACCATCGGAATGGTCGACACGGCAACTGACTATTCGCCCGGGATCGTCATGACGAGTGTTGCGACAGGGTGTCTCGTTGCGATCAGTGGTGTTGCGGCACAATTTGGTTCGCGACAGACCGCGTCGCAGCACGACAGCATGAGGCGGCGTCGGGTGGCCGCTGCACTTGTGCTCGCTGTCGGGATGGGATCGTCGACGGCCGCGTTCGCCGTCGAACCGGACGGTGCCGCGGCGACCGCAACTGCAGGGCCGGGGACTGTGCTCGTGGCCATCGGTCTTGCTCTACTGACACGAGAGATGCTCGGCGCCGTTTGCCGCGCCTGTACGCTCTTCTTCAAGAAAAGCGGGGTCAGCGGATATCTCGCCACCATCAATGCGATTGCGGTGGAAGGAGCGCGACCGACGGCGATGTTCCTTACTCTGTTCGTCGGGGTGAGTGTGGGGACCCTGACGATGCAGCATCTGGAGGACTCCTCGGCCGGCGTGGGCACCGAGGGGCAACTGATGGCGTCGATCAACTACTCGGTGGTCGGCCTCGTCGCGGCTTTCATGGCGATTGCCCTGATCAACAACCTGGTTGCGTCGATCGGGCGGCGGAGCGGGGAATTCGGGGTGATGTACCGGATCGGCGCGACATCCGGTCAGACCGTTGGAATGCTGATGCTCGAAACAGCGGTCGCCGTGCTTGCAGCCGGGACTGTGGGAACGATCGGAGCCGTTCTCGCCGTAGTGCCGTACGCCTATGTCAAGAGCGGTAGCCCTTTGGCCGCACTGTCACCGACGATCGCGCTCGCGGTGCTGGCGGTCGGCACTGTCCTGGCCATGGGGGTGACTTTCGCTGCGGGTCGCCGAACCATCAACTCGGTTGTCGGACCGTGA
- a CDS encoding 2,3-butanediol dehydrogenase → MRAAVYYGPNKVEITDVPEPSPGEGQVKVKVGFNGICGTDLHEYYAGPIFIPTSPHPLTGQEMPLVLGHEFSGTVTELGKGVTGIAVGDRVAIEPLYRCGHCGPCRAGNYNICAQIGFHGLMSDGGMAEYTVVPTDMIHALPDNVSLELGALVEPMSVAYHAATLGDPKPEDTAMVFGAGPIGIGLWFALRGKGLDNVYVVEPSPTRRASIEALGAKTLDPTAVDVPAFIADLTDGNGADAIYDAAGVQPAVETALGCIGARKPLVSVAIYEKPLTTPLQKLVMNESRIQGSLCYTAADYEAVIDLMSQGHYDTTGWVDKITLDGVIDDGFEALHAGTKMKVLVDPSTGAAS, encoded by the coding sequence ATGCGCGCAGCTGTGTATTACGGACCGAACAAGGTGGAGATCACCGACGTTCCCGAGCCCAGTCCCGGTGAAGGCCAGGTCAAGGTCAAGGTCGGGTTCAACGGAATCTGCGGAACCGACCTGCACGAGTACTACGCGGGCCCCATCTTCATCCCCACCTCGCCGCATCCGCTGACCGGACAGGAGATGCCGCTGGTGCTGGGCCACGAGTTCTCGGGAACGGTCACCGAGCTCGGGAAGGGCGTGACCGGCATCGCGGTGGGCGACCGCGTGGCCATCGAGCCGCTGTACCGCTGCGGCCACTGCGGACCGTGCCGGGCCGGCAACTACAACATCTGCGCGCAGATCGGTTTCCACGGACTGATGTCCGACGGCGGAATGGCCGAGTACACCGTGGTACCCACCGACATGATCCACGCCTTGCCCGACAACGTCTCCCTCGAACTCGGAGCCCTCGTCGAACCGATGTCGGTCGCCTATCACGCTGCGACACTGGGAGATCCGAAGCCCGAGGACACCGCGATGGTGTTCGGAGCCGGCCCCATCGGCATCGGACTGTGGTTCGCCCTGCGCGGTAAGGGTCTCGACAACGTCTACGTCGTCGAGCCCTCGCCGACGCGTCGAGCATCGATCGAAGCACTCGGTGCGAAGACACTCGATCCGACGGCCGTCGACGTCCCCGCGTTCATCGCCGACCTCACCGACGGCAACGGGGCCGACGCCATCTACGACGCGGCAGGCGTGCAACCTGCCGTCGAGACCGCCCTCGGGTGCATCGGAGCGCGTAAGCCGCTGGTCAGCGTCGCGATCTACGAAAAGCCGTTGACCACACCGCTGCAGAAGCTGGTGATGAACGAATCGAGAATCCAGGGCTCGCTCTGCTACACCGCCGCCGACTACGAGGCCGTCATCGACCTGATGAGCCAGGGCCACTACGACACGACGGGGTGGGTGGACAAGATCACGCTCGACGGCGTCATCGACGATGGATTCGAGGCGCTGCATGCGGGCACCAAGATGAAGGTCCTGGTCGACCCCTCCACCGGAGCAGCGTCATGA
- a CDS encoding acetoin reductase, translating into MSAVLVTGAGQGIGRAIALRLANDGHDIALADLNEDKIAGVADEVRRTGSKATTFVADVSDRDQVFAAVEHTNEALGGFDVIVNNAGIAQVAPLDDVRPEDVAKIWAVNVDGVLWGIQAAAAKFKALGRKGKIINASSIAGHDGFAMLGVYSATKFAVRALTQAAAKEYAAEGITVNAYCPGVVGTDMWVTIDKRFAELTGAAEGETYDKFVGGIALGRAQTPEDVAAFVSYLAGPDSDYMTGQAPLIDGGLVYR; encoded by the coding sequence ATGAGCGCGGTGTTGGTGACGGGCGCCGGGCAGGGCATCGGCCGGGCCATCGCCTTGCGGTTGGCGAACGACGGCCACGACATCGCGCTGGCGGACCTGAACGAGGACAAGATTGCAGGCGTGGCCGACGAGGTGCGTCGAACAGGCTCGAAAGCAACGACATTCGTGGCCGATGTCAGCGATCGCGATCAGGTGTTCGCCGCCGTCGAACACACCAACGAGGCACTCGGCGGCTTCGACGTGATCGTCAACAATGCGGGCATCGCGCAGGTCGCCCCACTCGACGATGTGCGCCCCGAGGACGTCGCGAAGATCTGGGCCGTCAACGTCGACGGCGTGCTGTGGGGAATTCAAGCTGCCGCAGCGAAATTCAAGGCTCTCGGCCGGAAGGGCAAGATCATCAACGCGTCCTCGATCGCCGGTCACGACGGGTTCGCGATGCTCGGGGTCTACAGCGCAACGAAATTCGCGGTACGTGCCCTGACCCAGGCAGCGGCGAAGGAGTATGCCGCCGAGGGAATCACCGTCAACGCGTACTGCCCCGGTGTGGTCGGAACCGACATGTGGGTCACCATCGACAAGCGATTCGCCGAGTTGACCGGTGCCGCCGAAGGCGAGACGTACGACAAATTCGTCGGCGGTATCGCCCTCGGTCGCGCGCAGACGCCCGAGGACGTCGCAGCGTTCGTCTCGTATCTCGCCGGGCCCGACTCGGACTACATGACGGGCCAGGCACCGTTGATCGACGGTGGTCTGGTCTACCGGTGA
- a CDS encoding GAF domain-containing protein gives MTQSTGPEPALAAGEDPRRYAQILTAVYDATMTGGKSPARPREVIGDSWRRLQTLGIDPELGNPAETQMDVSDLELSRRESGLFDILDDLARGLESVVQDGDNILVVADRHGRVLWRSGSTSVLDRADDLGFVEGANWAEDSVGTNAIGTALVSRRAVQIFSAEHYVRSHHSWTCAGAPIRDPRTGQVLGAIDVSGPAKTVHPTTIALVDAVARLAESQLRELHRSTLDRLRSVAAPMLARLQSPALAVDANGWVAAVESVALRNRILLPEDLATGRFWLPTLGVCDFEPLPGGWLVRPTSTMDSGVADIGSTRIRIDLRNSQKPRIEVRSEVGEWTHEPTPRHAEIMYLLATHRQGRTASQMAADLFGDDGRAITVRAEMSRLRKHLAGIISTQPYRLDESATVEVVTPSEMSRLLPHSSAPAIRAARG, from the coding sequence ATGACGCAGTCGACAGGCCCCGAACCTGCGCTGGCGGCCGGCGAAGACCCGCGCCGCTACGCGCAGATTCTCACGGCCGTGTACGACGCGACCATGACCGGCGGCAAGTCGCCCGCACGGCCCCGCGAGGTCATCGGGGACTCGTGGCGGCGGTTGCAGACCCTGGGTATCGATCCGGAGTTGGGTAACCCCGCCGAGACGCAGATGGACGTCTCAGACCTCGAACTCAGCCGTCGAGAATCGGGATTGTTCGACATCCTCGACGACCTGGCGCGCGGACTGGAGTCGGTGGTGCAGGACGGCGACAACATACTCGTGGTCGCCGATCGGCACGGCAGGGTGCTGTGGCGCAGCGGATCGACCTCGGTGCTGGATCGGGCCGACGACCTCGGCTTCGTGGAAGGCGCGAACTGGGCCGAGGATTCGGTGGGTACCAACGCCATCGGAACTGCCCTGGTCTCACGCCGCGCGGTCCAGATCTTCTCGGCCGAACACTATGTGCGCAGCCATCATTCGTGGACCTGCGCCGGCGCACCGATCCGTGATCCGCGAACCGGTCAGGTGTTGGGCGCGATCGACGTCAGCGGGCCGGCCAAGACGGTGCACCCCACCACCATCGCGCTGGTCGACGCCGTCGCACGATTGGCCGAATCCCAACTGCGAGAACTGCATCGGAGCACACTGGATCGACTGCGGTCGGTGGCCGCACCGATGCTCGCGCGACTGCAATCCCCGGCCCTGGCCGTCGACGCGAACGGCTGGGTCGCGGCCGTCGAATCGGTAGCGCTGCGCAATCGCATCCTGCTGCCCGAGGATCTCGCGACCGGACGCTTCTGGCTGCCGACCCTGGGCGTGTGCGACTTCGAACCCCTGCCCGGTGGATGGCTCGTCCGACCCACCAGCACGATGGATTCCGGCGTCGCCGACATCGGATCGACGAGAATCCGTATCGACCTGCGCAATTCGCAGAAGCCTCGCATCGAAGTGCGCAGCGAGGTGGGGGAGTGGACACACGAACCGACACCCCGGCACGCCGAAATCATGTACCTGCTCGCCACCCATCGACAAGGACGTACCGCCTCACAGATGGCGGCCGATCTCTTCGGCGACGACGGCCGCGCGATCACGGTACGGGCCGAGATGTCGCGGCTGCGCAAACACCTCGCCGGCATCATCTCCACGCAGCCGTATCGGTTGGACGAATCGGCGACCGTTGAGGTGGTCACGCCGTCGGAGATGAGTCGGTTGCTCCCGCATTCGTCGGCTCCTGCGATCCGGGCGGCACGGGGCTGA
- a CDS encoding FUSC family protein produces MKRLARILDASDPGQVRLRSASATTLTVLLAMVTLVLTTRAIGQPVTVAMLGTVVAMQASAAVKDRDQRSRLITTALMALPASAAVTLAALLSELGKVADVGFIAVLFTAVWVRRFGPRGTALGMVSFISYFFALFLRATPEQLPMLIAAILGGLLIALFVRAVVFPDRPVVEVRRLLFAMRAVSASVLEAASAGQSRDLNLVRRRLDRLGNTALMIDDWLDRHDAGRLLSVTSADLSLRVFDAQIATEQLVSSLWALDPTKPWPTALGQATTALGSCLQNTPSSEQLRAARRLAAAAAERADPSTPAGIATVSAQRAVQAHIAIHHITTNAVSASTAPDIGPSEPAAEDTPSGLHPSTKAAVQVAVATSAATVLGELVSPDRWYWAVLTAFLVFTGASTRGEILTRAGQRVLGTIAGVLAGVVIAALVGSNQPVQLVLIVVCVFFAFYLVTVAYALLSFFVTILLAMLYGLLGTFSIEVLELRIVETAVGGAVGMASAYFIFSTSTRKTLVSNVDSYLEQLDALIESSVESVLEPGGATDLVASTRTLDNALKDVLTSGKPLVLGPTTRSRRGAKRLLRVLAVSGRSAHALARAGVLASRADPDTAPSAETAGALRDAAALVRETARQVEAVVAGDHVEPPEKITETTVLDVLLTSTNAPGPLRGAVRALNTMNRTLADVLTRA; encoded by the coding sequence ATGAAGCGCCTCGCCCGGATCCTCGACGCCTCGGACCCGGGGCAGGTACGGCTGCGCAGTGCGTCGGCTACGACGCTGACGGTGCTGTTGGCGATGGTGACGCTGGTGCTGACCACACGCGCCATCGGCCAACCGGTGACGGTGGCGATGCTCGGAACCGTCGTGGCGATGCAGGCGTCGGCGGCGGTGAAGGACAGAGATCAACGCAGTCGGCTGATCACCACCGCGCTGATGGCACTGCCTGCATCGGCGGCAGTGACGTTGGCGGCGTTGCTCTCCGAACTCGGCAAGGTGGCCGACGTCGGATTCATCGCGGTCCTCTTCACGGCGGTGTGGGTGCGCAGATTCGGCCCTCGCGGAACGGCGTTGGGGATGGTGTCGTTCATTTCGTACTTCTTCGCACTGTTCCTGCGCGCGACACCGGAGCAACTGCCGATGTTGATCGCGGCCATCCTCGGCGGCTTGCTGATCGCGCTGTTCGTGCGGGCCGTCGTCTTCCCGGACCGGCCGGTCGTGGAGGTGCGCCGATTGCTGTTCGCGATGCGAGCGGTATCGGCCTCGGTGCTCGAGGCGGCCTCGGCAGGGCAGAGCCGCGACCTGAACCTGGTGCGCCGCAGACTCGACCGGCTCGGCAACACCGCACTGATGATCGACGACTGGCTCGACCGACACGATGCCGGACGGCTGCTCAGCGTCACCAGCGCCGATCTGTCGCTCCGAGTGTTCGACGCCCAGATCGCGACCGAGCAACTCGTCAGCTCACTGTGGGCTCTCGATCCCACCAAGCCGTGGCCGACGGCCCTGGGGCAGGCGACCACCGCGCTCGGATCGTGTCTGCAGAACACGCCGTCCTCGGAGCAGCTGCGGGCCGCTCGACGGTTGGCGGCGGCAGCGGCCGAGCGGGCCGATCCGTCCACCCCCGCCGGAATCGCGACGGTGTCCGCGCAGCGAGCCGTCCAGGCGCACATAGCCATTCATCACATCACCACCAACGCCGTCTCGGCGTCGACGGCCCCCGATATCGGCCCGTCCGAACCCGCGGCCGAGGACACCCCGAGTGGTCTGCATCCCAGCACCAAGGCCGCCGTTCAGGTAGCCGTTGCCACGAGTGCCGCAACGGTACTGGGTGAACTCGTCTCTCCCGACCGCTGGTACTGGGCGGTGCTGACGGCCTTCCTGGTGTTCACGGGGGCGTCGACTCGGGGTGAAATCCTCACGCGGGCAGGCCAACGCGTTCTCGGAACGATTGCTGGCGTGCTCGCCGGGGTGGTGATCGCCGCGTTGGTGGGCAGCAACCAGCCCGTGCAACTGGTGCTGATCGTGGTCTGCGTCTTCTTCGCGTTCTACCTGGTGACGGTCGCGTATGCGCTGCTGTCGTTCTTCGTGACCATCCTGCTCGCGATGCTCTACGGGTTGCTGGGCACGTTCAGTATCGAGGTGCTCGAGCTTCGCATCGTCGAGACAGCTGTCGGTGGTGCCGTCGGAATGGCGTCGGCCTACTTCATCTTCTCGACCAGCACCCGAAAGACACTGGTGAGCAACGTCGACAGCTACCTCGAGCAATTGGATGCGTTGATCGAGTCCAGTGTCGAATCCGTTCTCGAGCCGGGAGGTGCAACCGACCTGGTGGCGTCGACGCGCACACTCGACAACGCCCTCAAAGACGTTCTGACGTCAGGTAAGCCGCTGGTACTCGGGCCGACGACCCGCAGCAGACGCGGCGCGAAGCGACTGTTACGGGTGCTGGCCGTCAGCGGTCGGTCAGCGCACGCACTGGCCCGGGCCGGTGTGCTGGCCTCGCGTGCCGACCCGGACACGGCACCCTCGGCAGAGACCGCCGGAGCTCTACGCGACGCCGCGGCCCTGGTACGCGAGACCGCACGCCAGGTGGAGGCAGTTGTCGCCGGGGATCACGTCGAACCGCCCGAAAAGATCACCGAGACAACGGTATTGGATGTACTGCTCACCTCGACCAACGCGCCCGGTCCGCTGCGCGGCGCGGTGCGGGCACTGAACACGATGAACCGAACACTCGCCGATGTGTTGACTCGGGCTTGA
- a CDS encoding HEAT repeat domain-containing protein has product MNSMNLVGGALQHSNPSARLRAALDIGTTPDPQFLDALVQRCAVEPDFQVREMLTWALIRHPASLTVPRLIDQVRSGGALARSQALHTLSKIEDPSAWPVITEDLISDPDDEVARSAWRAAVVLVPIGSEGQLAAMLGTQLGRGGYDVQRSLSRALVALGSVIEPMVRRAASSTNDSVRAHALATEALLRDPDAGFAVFEAKRIDALGVDDTTG; this is encoded by the coding sequence ATGAACTCGATGAATCTCGTAGGTGGGGCACTTCAGCACAGCAATCCGTCGGCCCGGCTGCGGGCCGCGCTCGACATCGGTACGACACCGGATCCGCAATTTCTGGACGCCCTGGTGCAGCGGTGCGCCGTCGAACCCGATTTTCAGGTGCGGGAGATGTTGACCTGGGCCTTGATTCGCCACCCCGCGTCGCTGACGGTTCCGCGGCTGATCGATCAGGTGCGATCCGGTGGAGCTCTGGCTCGCAGCCAGGCGCTGCACACGTTGTCCAAGATCGAGGACCCGTCGGCGTGGCCGGTGATCACTGAGGATCTGATCTCCGACCCCGACGACGAGGTGGCACGAAGCGCATGGCGAGCCGCGGTGGTCCTGGTGCCGATCGGTAGTGAAGGGCAGTTGGCGGCGATGCTGGGTACCCAACTCGGTCGAGGCGGGTACGACGTTCAGCGAAGCCTGAGCCGTGCGCTGGTTGCGCTCGGATCGGTGATCGAACCGATGGTGCGCCGGGCCGCGTCGAGCACGAATGATTCGGTTCGTGCCCACGCGCTGGCCACCGAGGCGCTGCTCCGAGACCCGGATGCGGGGTTCGCAGTGTTCGAGGCCAAGCGCATCGATGCCCTTGGCGTAGACGACACGACGGGGTGA